The following are encoded in a window of Perca fluviatilis chromosome 21, GENO_Pfluv_1.0, whole genome shotgun sequence genomic DNA:
- the LOC120551222 gene encoding alpha-N-acetylgalactosaminide alpha-2,6-sialyltransferase 2-like isoform X2, protein MASVKLIPKPKEPLLLPKAGGDGCVRCAVVGNAGILNGSKMGKEIDAHDYVFRMNGAITKGYEEDVGNRTSVYIHTAHSITSALYFFKKFGYTNVPHDEGIKYVMVPEGMRDFNWLEGLLKGERITADLYENIRPWTYYAGQYNETRFYVLHQDFLRYIRNRFLKSPNLNASYWAIVRPSNGAFTLFLALHTCDTVNAYGFMTEDYKKYSTYYFEKNIKTPVILYANHDYILEKNMWKKLHDSKIIKLYQRTESETGTKKPKQH, encoded by the exons ATGGCTTCAGTAAAGTTGATCCCAAAGCCAaaagagccactgctccttccAAAAGCAGGTGGTGATGGGTGTGTGCGCTGTGCTGTGGTGGGCAATGCAGGGATCCTCAATGGCTCTAAAATGGGGAAAGAGATTGATGCTCATGATTACGTTTTTCG GATGAATGGTGCAATCACCAAAGGTTACGAGGAAGACGTAGGAAACAGAACATCGGTGTACATTCACACGGCCCACTCCATCACATCTGCGCTGTATTTCTTCAAGAAGTTTGGATATACTAATGTCCCTCATGATGAG GGTATAAAATACGTGATGGTTCCTGAGGGGATGAGGGATTTCAATTGGCTCGAGGGACTTCTCAAAGGAGAAAGAATCACTGCTGACCTATATGAAAACATAAG GCCATGGACGTACTATGCTGGGCAGTACAATGAGACCCGCTTCTATGTTCTGCACCAGGACTTCCTCAGATACATTCGAAACAG GTTCTTAAAGTCTCCTAATCTAAATGCTTCATACTGGGCAATAGTCAGACCAAGCAATGGGGCATTCACTCTCTTCCTGGCTCTGCATACCTGCGACACT GTGAATGCATATGGATTCATGACTGAGGACTACAAGAAATACTCAACTTACTACTTtgagaaaaatattaaaacccCTGTCATTCTCTACGCCAACCATGACTATATCCTGGAGAAAAACATGTGGAAAAAACTGCATGACAGCAAAATAattaagctttatcaaagaacAGAGTCAGAAACAGGGACGAAAAAGCCAAAACAACACTGA
- the LOC120551222 gene encoding alpha-N-acetylgalactosaminide alpha-2,6-sialyltransferase 1-like isoform X1, with amino-acid sequence MVETPIPVLSKTSFTKLPHWDFEDVYNQDVPPRQTTCAQSLRNTEVESFKKAFLPNIRLFLHKDSINMSEWNRLSHFNNPFGFMEYKYDDVMASVKLIPKPKEPLLLPKAGGDGCVRCAVVGNAGILNGSKMGKEIDAHDYVFRMNGAITKGYEEDVGNRTSVYIHTAHSITSALYFFKKFGYTNVPHDEGIKYVMVPEGMRDFNWLEGLLKGERITADLYENIRPWTYYAGQYNETRFYVLHQDFLRYIRNRFLKSPNLNASYWAIVRPSNGAFTLFLALHTCDTVNAYGFMTEDYKKYSTYYFEKNIKTPVILYANHDYILEKNMWKKLHDSKIIKLYQRTESETGTKKPKQH; translated from the exons ATGGTTGAGACTCCCATACCCGTCCTCTCCAAAACCTCCTTCACGAAGCTTCCTCACTGGGATTTTGAGGATGTTTATAACCAGGATGTTCCACCCAGGCAGACA ACATGTGCCCAGTCTCTGCGAAACACTGAGGTTGAGAGCTTCAAGAAGGCTTTCCTCCCCAACATACGTTTGTTTCTGCACAAAGACAGTATCAACATGAGCGAGTGGAATCGGCTTTCACATTTTAACAATCCTTTTGGTTTTATGGAGTACAAGTATGATG ATGTGATGGCTTCAGTAAAGTTGATCCCAAAGCCAaaagagccactgctccttccAAAAGCAGGTGGTGATGGGTGTGTGCGCTGTGCTGTGGTGGGCAATGCAGGGATCCTCAATGGCTCTAAAATGGGGAAAGAGATTGATGCTCATGATTACGTTTTTCG GATGAATGGTGCAATCACCAAAGGTTACGAGGAAGACGTAGGAAACAGAACATCGGTGTACATTCACACGGCCCACTCCATCACATCTGCGCTGTATTTCTTCAAGAAGTTTGGATATACTAATGTCCCTCATGATGAG GGTATAAAATACGTGATGGTTCCTGAGGGGATGAGGGATTTCAATTGGCTCGAGGGACTTCTCAAAGGAGAAAGAATCACTGCTGACCTATATGAAAACATAAG GCCATGGACGTACTATGCTGGGCAGTACAATGAGACCCGCTTCTATGTTCTGCACCAGGACTTCCTCAGATACATTCGAAACAG GTTCTTAAAGTCTCCTAATCTAAATGCTTCATACTGGGCAATAGTCAGACCAAGCAATGGGGCATTCACTCTCTTCCTGGCTCTGCATACCTGCGACACT GTGAATGCATATGGATTCATGACTGAGGACTACAAGAAATACTCAACTTACTACTTtgagaaaaatattaaaacccCTGTCATTCTCTACGCCAACCATGACTATATCCTGGAGAAAAACATGTGGAAAAAACTGCATGACAGCAAAATAattaagctttatcaaagaacAGAGTCAGAAACAGGGACGAAAAAGCCAAAACAACACTGA